The Streptomyces sp. P9-A4 genome contains a region encoding:
- a CDS encoding acyl-CoA thioesterase produces MARHLYSCPLRWSDMDAFGHVNNVVFLRYLEEARIDFMFRLAPGDGSPSFSGGSVVARHEIDYLRPLVHRHEPVTIESWVTKIGAASLTIAYEIKDPDVTYVRASTVVVPFDLEAQRPRRITAEERGFLEEYVDDGMTSGGAKSAA; encoded by the coding sequence GTGGCCAGACACCTCTACAGCTGTCCTCTGCGCTGGTCGGACATGGACGCCTTCGGGCACGTCAACAACGTCGTCTTCCTGCGGTACCTGGAAGAGGCGCGGATCGACTTCATGTTCCGGCTGGCGCCGGGGGACGGTTCCCCCTCGTTCTCCGGCGGGTCCGTCGTGGCCCGGCACGAGATCGACTACCTGCGGCCGCTGGTCCACCGGCACGAGCCGGTGACCATCGAGTCGTGGGTGACGAAGATAGGCGCGGCGTCGCTGACGATCGCGTACGAGATCAAGGACCCCGACGTGACCTACGTACGGGCGTCCACGGTCGTCGTGCCCTTCGACCTGGAGGCGCAGCGGCCCCGGCGGATCACCGCCGAGGAGCGCGGCTTCCTGGAGGAGTACGTCGACGACGGGATGACGTCCGGGGGAGCGAAGTCCGCCGCATGA
- the ettA gene encoding energy-dependent translational throttle protein EttA, protein MAEFIYTMRKARKAHGDKVILDDVFLNFLPGAKIGVVGPNGAGKSTVLKIMAGIEQPSNGDAFLSPGYSVGILMQEPQLDESKTVLENVQDGAAEQMGKLKRFNEVAELMATDYSDALMEEMGKLQEDLDHSNAWDLDAQLEQAMDALGCPPGDWPVTNLSGGEKRRVALCKLLIEAPDLLLLDEPTNHLDAESVNWLEQHLSKYAGAVVAVTHDRYFLNNVAEWILELDRGRAIPYEGNYSTYLDKKATRLKVEGKKDEKRAKRLKEELEWVRSNAKGRQTKSKARLARYEEMAAEADKMRKLDFEEIQIPPGPRLGSIVVEVENLSKAFGDKVLIDGLSFTLPRNGIVGVIGPNGAGKTTLFKMIQGLETPDSGSIKVGETVKISYVDQSRANIDPKKTLWAVVSDELDYINVGQVEMPSRAYVSAFGFKGPDQQKPAGVLSGGERNRLNLALTLKEGGNLLLLDEPTNDLDVETLSSLENALLEFPGAAVVISHDRWFLDRVATHILAYEGESKWYWFEGNFESYEKNKVERLGADATRPHRATYKKLTRG, encoded by the coding sequence TTGGCTGAGTTCATCTACACCATGCGCAAGGCGCGTAAAGCGCACGGCGACAAGGTGATTCTCGACGACGTGTTCCTGAACTTCCTGCCCGGCGCCAAGATCGGTGTGGTGGGCCCGAACGGTGCCGGTAAGTCCACCGTTCTGAAGATCATGGCCGGGATCGAGCAGCCGTCCAACGGTGACGCGTTCCTGTCGCCGGGCTACAGCGTCGGCATCCTCATGCAGGAGCCGCAGCTCGACGAGTCGAAGACCGTCCTGGAGAACGTGCAGGACGGCGCGGCCGAGCAGATGGGCAAGCTCAAGCGCTTCAACGAGGTGGCCGAGCTCATGGCCACCGACTACAGCGACGCGCTGATGGAGGAGATGGGCAAGCTCCAGGAGGACCTGGACCACTCCAACGCCTGGGACCTCGACGCCCAGCTGGAGCAGGCCATGGACGCCCTGGGCTGCCCGCCCGGCGACTGGCCGGTCACCAACCTCTCCGGTGGCGAGAAGCGTCGTGTCGCGCTCTGCAAGCTGCTCATCGAGGCCCCGGACCTGCTCCTCCTCGACGAGCCCACCAACCACCTCGACGCCGAGTCGGTGAACTGGCTGGAGCAGCACCTCTCGAAGTACGCGGGCGCCGTCGTGGCCGTCACCCACGACCGCTACTTCCTGAACAACGTCGCCGAGTGGATCCTCGAGCTCGACCGCGGCCGCGCGATCCCCTACGAGGGCAACTACTCCACCTACCTCGACAAGAAGGCCACCCGCCTCAAGGTCGAGGGCAAGAAGGACGAGAAGCGCGCCAAGCGCCTCAAGGAAGAGCTGGAGTGGGTGCGGTCCAACGCCAAGGGGCGTCAGACCAAGTCCAAGGCCCGTCTCGCCCGTTACGAGGAGATGGCGGCCGAGGCCGACAAGATGCGGAAGCTGGACTTCGAGGAGATCCAGATCCCGCCGGGCCCGCGCCTGGGCTCCATCGTCGTCGAGGTCGAGAACCTCTCCAAGGCCTTCGGCGACAAGGTCCTCATCGACGGCCTGAGCTTCACCCTGCCCCGTAACGGCATCGTCGGCGTCATCGGCCCCAACGGCGCCGGCAAGACCACGCTGTTCAAGATGATCCAGGGTCTGGAGACCCCGGACTCCGGCTCCATCAAGGTCGGCGAGACCGTCAAGATCTCGTACGTCGACCAGAGCCGCGCCAACATCGACCCCAAGAAGACGCTGTGGGCCGTCGTCTCCGACGAGCTGGACTACATCAACGTCGGCCAGGTCGAGATGCCGTCCCGCGCGTACGTCAGCGCCTTCGGCTTCAAGGGCCCGGACCAGCAGAAGCCCGCGGGCGTGCTGTCCGGCGGTGAGCGCAACCGCCTCAACCTGGCGCTCACCCTCAAGGAGGGCGGCAACCTGCTGCTCCTCGACGAGCCCACCAACGACCTCGACGTCGAGACCCTGTCGTCGCTGGAGAACGCCCTCCTGGAGTTCCCCGGCGCCGCGGTCGTGATCTCCCACGACCGGTGGTTCCTGGACCGGGTGGCCACCCACATCCTCGCCTACGAGGGCGAGTCCAAGTGGTACTGGTTCGAGGGCAACTTCGAGTCGTACGAGAAGAACAAGGTCGAGCGCCTCGGCGCGGACGCCACCCGTCCGCACCGTGCCACGTACAAGAAGCTGACCCGAGGCTGA
- a CDS encoding substrate-binding domain-containing protein, whose protein sequence is MEREIAGLSSMATWPVLAEVAAHIGLAHGIPVRFDAAGGVEIARRVREGAEADVLVLAAGALAALEAEGHLVAGTARPLWISQVVAAVPEGAPVPALGSEAGLRAALLSARTIAYSTGPSGTALVELIARLDLTGPLTDRLVQAPPGVPAGSLLSSGRADLAFQQHSELMDLPGVVVAGPLPGDTAISSTFGAAVLATSTARDRAREVLDLLSSAPASATARARGMRPAADA, encoded by the coding sequence GTGGAACGAGAGATCGCAGGACTGTCCTCGATGGCGACCTGGCCGGTCCTGGCCGAGGTCGCCGCGCACATCGGGCTCGCCCACGGCATCCCGGTGCGCTTCGACGCCGCCGGCGGCGTCGAGATCGCACGGCGGGTCCGCGAGGGCGCCGAGGCCGACGTGCTGGTACTCGCCGCCGGAGCGCTCGCCGCGCTGGAGGCGGAAGGGCACCTGGTGGCGGGCACGGCACGCCCGCTGTGGATCTCCCAGGTCGTCGCCGCCGTCCCGGAGGGCGCACCCGTTCCGGCCCTCGGCTCGGAAGCCGGCCTGCGGGCCGCGCTCCTGTCGGCGCGGACGATCGCCTACTCCACCGGCCCCAGCGGAACGGCGCTCGTCGAACTGATCGCCCGGCTGGATCTGACCGGCCCGCTCACGGACCGGCTCGTCCAGGCCCCGCCGGGGGTCCCGGCCGGCAGCCTGCTGTCCTCGGGCCGGGCGGATCTGGCCTTCCAGCAGCACAGTGAGCTGATGGACCTCCCGGGCGTCGTCGTGGCAGGCCCGCTCCCGGGCGACACCGCGATCAGCTCGACCTTCGGCGCGGCCGTCCTGGCCACCTCGACCGCCCGGGACCGCGCCCGCGAGGTCCTGGACCTGCTGTCCTCCGCCCCCGCCTCGGCGACGGCCCGCGCCAGAGGCATGCGCCCGGCCGCGGACGCGTAG
- a CDS encoding IclR family transcriptional regulator translates to MSTTRSTAAGKVLEVLAAFDREHPAQTLSEIAQRTGLALSTAHRVVTELAAWGALERGEDGSWHVGLRLWEIASGCPRTQILRDVALPFMQDLYEGTHENIQLAVREGSELVFVERIAGHRSVELLTMVGSRFPVSSTGMGRVLLAHAPRDVQEEVLESPLRAWTPHTVTDPKTLRAQLDRIRREQVFVSDRQLSESTVAVATPVRIGRTGPVSAVLGIVFTARDARRAGGLREPLLRAAHGISDELGRRTRTTTA, encoded by the coding sequence GTGAGCACAACCCGGAGCACGGCGGCAGGAAAGGTCCTGGAGGTCCTCGCGGCCTTCGACCGCGAGCACCCGGCGCAGACCCTGTCGGAGATCGCCCAGCGCACGGGTCTGGCCCTGAGCACCGCGCACCGGGTGGTCACCGAACTGGCGGCCTGGGGGGCGCTGGAACGCGGCGAGGACGGGTCCTGGCACGTCGGGCTGCGGCTCTGGGAGATCGCCTCGGGGTGTCCCCGTACCCAGATCCTGCGCGATGTGGCACTGCCGTTCATGCAGGACCTGTACGAGGGGACCCACGAGAACATCCAGCTCGCGGTGCGCGAGGGCAGCGAGCTGGTGTTCGTCGAGCGGATCGCCGGGCACCGGTCGGTGGAGCTGCTGACGATGGTCGGCAGCCGGTTCCCCGTCAGCTCCACCGGGATGGGCCGGGTGCTGCTCGCGCACGCGCCTCGGGACGTCCAGGAGGAGGTCCTCGAATCGCCGCTGCGGGCGTGGACCCCGCACACCGTGACCGACCCGAAGACCCTGCGCGCCCAGCTGGACCGTATCCGGCGCGAGCAGGTCTTCGTCAGCGACCGGCAGCTCTCGGAGAGCACCGTGGCCGTGGCCACCCCGGTCCGCATCGGCCGGACCGGTCCCGTCAGCGCCGTCCTGGGGATCGTCTTCACGGCCCGGGACGCGCGCCGCGCGGGCGGGCTGCGCGAGCCGCTGCTGCGGGCGGCGCACGGGATCTCCGACGAACTCGGCCGGCGGACCCGTACGACGACGGCCTGA
- a CDS encoding 4-hydroxybenzoate 3-monooxygenase: MADATVDTLASVPVAVIGAGPAGLMLAHLLGRAGVETIVLDTRTRHEIETTQRAGILEADVARDLVDTGVSDRILSEGYEHEGVELRVDGRPHRIDFQELVGASVWLYPQTDVFVDLANARDRDGGTVHFGIRDTEVLDITTDAPRVRYTSPDGARHEIRARYVVGADGSRSMCRDLVPEDRRMRYGKEYPFAWFGILAEAPMSAPELIYAHSEHGFALISQRTESVQRMYFQCDPDESVDAWSDDRIWETLQARVAGHDGFQLKEGAITEKTVLRFRSFVQQPMRWGSMVLAGDAAHTVPPTGARGLNLALHDVKVLAEILLRALGDAGEGALEEYEPRALQRVWRAQNFSYWMTRLLHTAPGASPYDLRRQLGELDNVVGTRAGRAYLAEQYTGWPTRPQN; this comes from the coding sequence ATGGCCGACGCCACCGTCGACACCCTTGCCTCGGTTCCCGTCGCGGTCATCGGTGCCGGTCCAGCAGGCCTGATGCTGGCGCACCTGCTCGGTCGCGCGGGTGTCGAGACGATCGTGCTCGACACCCGTACCCGGCACGAGATCGAGACGACGCAGCGGGCCGGGATCCTGGAGGCCGACGTGGCCCGGGACCTCGTCGACACCGGCGTCTCCGACCGGATCCTCAGCGAGGGGTACGAGCACGAGGGCGTCGAGCTGCGCGTCGACGGCCGGCCGCACCGCATCGACTTCCAGGAGCTGGTCGGCGCCTCGGTCTGGCTCTACCCGCAGACCGACGTCTTCGTCGACCTGGCGAACGCCCGGGACCGGGACGGCGGCACGGTCCACTTCGGCATCCGGGACACCGAGGTCCTCGACATCACGACCGACGCCCCGCGCGTCCGCTACACCTCGCCCGACGGGGCCCGCCACGAGATCCGGGCCCGGTACGTGGTCGGCGCGGACGGCTCGCGCAGCATGTGCCGCGACCTGGTCCCCGAGGACCGGCGGATGCGCTACGGCAAGGAATACCCCTTCGCCTGGTTCGGCATCCTGGCCGAGGCGCCGATGAGCGCGCCCGAGCTGATCTACGCCCACTCCGAGCACGGCTTCGCGCTGATCAGCCAGCGCACCGAGAGCGTGCAGCGGATGTACTTCCAGTGCGACCCCGACGAGTCCGTCGACGCCTGGTCCGACGACCGCATCTGGGAGACCCTCCAGGCGCGCGTGGCCGGCCACGACGGCTTCCAGCTCAAAGAGGGGGCCATCACCGAGAAGACGGTGCTGCGCTTCCGTTCCTTCGTGCAGCAACCGATGCGGTGGGGCTCCATGGTCCTGGCGGGCGACGCGGCGCACACCGTGCCGCCCACCGGGGCACGCGGGCTCAACCTCGCGCTGCACGACGTGAAGGTGCTCGCCGAGATCCTGCTCAGGGCTCTCGGCGACGCCGGCGAGGGCGCGCTGGAGGAGTACGAGCCGCGCGCCCTCCAGCGGGTCTGGCGGGCCCAGAACTTCTCGTACTGGATGACCCGGCTCCTGCACACCGCGCCCGGCGCCTCGCCGTACGACCTGCGGCGTCAGCTCGGCGAGCTGGACAACGTGGTGGGGACGCGCGCCGGGCGCGCCTACCTCGCGGAGCAGTACACCGGCTGGCCCACCCGCCCCCAGAACTGA
- a CDS encoding amidohydrolase family protein has protein sequence MIIDCHGHFTTAPPQLAQWRDRQVAAAGSGGDAPDPDDLVISDDDLREAIEGNQLRLMDERGSDLTVFSPRASFMAHHIGDFAVSSVWSRICNDLVHRVSTLYPDRFAMGAMLPQSPGVDPATCLPELRRAVEELGAVTVNLNPDPSGGRWTAPPLTDRSWYPLYEAMVEYDVPAMIHVSTSCNPAFHTTGAHYLNADTTAFMQLVQGDLFADFPTLRFVIPHGGGAVPYHWGRFRGLAMALGKPDPEALLDNVFFDTCVYHQPGIDLLTRVIPSRSVLFASEMIGAVRDIDPRTGHHFDDTKRYVEATPHLSDEQRAAVYSGNALRVYPRLAARLAAAGR, from the coding sequence ATGATCATCGACTGTCACGGTCACTTCACCACCGCTCCGCCGCAGCTGGCCCAGTGGCGCGACCGGCAGGTGGCGGCGGCCGGTTCCGGCGGCGACGCGCCCGACCCCGACGACCTGGTCATCAGTGACGACGACCTGCGCGAGGCGATCGAGGGCAACCAGCTGCGGCTCATGGACGAGCGCGGCAGCGATCTGACGGTCTTCTCGCCGCGGGCCAGCTTCATGGCGCACCACATCGGCGACTTCGCGGTCTCCTCGGTGTGGTCGCGGATCTGCAACGACCTGGTCCACCGCGTCAGCACCCTCTACCCCGACCGCTTCGCGATGGGCGCGATGCTGCCGCAGTCCCCGGGCGTCGACCCGGCGACCTGTCTGCCCGAGCTGCGCCGCGCGGTCGAGGAGCTCGGCGCGGTGACGGTCAACCTCAACCCCGACCCGTCGGGCGGCAGGTGGACCGCGCCGCCGCTGACCGACCGCAGCTGGTACCCGCTGTACGAGGCGATGGTCGAGTACGACGTGCCCGCGATGATCCACGTCAGCACCTCGTGCAACCCGGCCTTCCACACCACCGGCGCCCACTACCTGAACGCCGACACCACGGCGTTCATGCAGCTGGTCCAGGGCGATCTGTTCGCCGACTTCCCGACGCTACGGTTCGTGATCCCGCACGGCGGCGGCGCGGTGCCGTACCACTGGGGCCGGTTCCGCGGCCTGGCGATGGCGCTCGGCAAGCCGGACCCCGAGGCGCTGCTGGACAACGTCTTCTTCGACACCTGCGTCTACCACCAGCCGGGCATCGACCTGCTCACCCGCGTGATCCCCAGCCGTTCCGTCCTGTTCGCCAGCGAGATGATCGGCGCCGTCCGCGACATCGACCCGCGCACGGGCCACCACTTCGACGACACCAAGCGGTACGTCGAGGCCACCCCGCACCTCTCGGACGAGCAGCGAGCCGCCGTCTACTCCGGCAACGCCCTGCGCGTCTACCCCCGGCTCGCCGCGCGCCTCGCCGCCGCCGGCCGCTGA
- the ligK gene encoding 4-carboxy-4-hydroxy-2-oxoadipate aldolase/oxaloacetate decarboxylase, giving the protein MQHTEIGVVHTSVTRADPDAVAALSAFGVATIHEAMGRVGLMRPYLRPVYPTARMCGTAVTVLLQPGDNWMMHVVAEQIREGDVVVAACTTESEDGFFGDLLATSFRARGCRGLVIDGGVRDVADLERMDFPVFSRAVNAKGTVKATLGSVNVPVICGNALVRPGDVVVADADGVVVVPRERAAEVAAAAAAREANEEGKRERFRAGELGLDMYKMRGPLAELGLRYED; this is encoded by the coding sequence ATGCAGCACACCGAGATCGGTGTCGTCCACACCTCGGTCACCCGGGCCGACCCGGACGCGGTCGCCGCGCTGTCGGCGTTCGGCGTGGCGACGATCCACGAGGCGATGGGCCGGGTCGGGCTGATGCGCCCCTACCTGCGCCCCGTCTACCCGACGGCCCGGATGTGCGGCACGGCGGTGACCGTCCTGCTGCAGCCCGGCGACAACTGGATGATGCACGTCGTCGCCGAGCAGATCCGCGAGGGCGACGTGGTGGTCGCGGCCTGCACGACGGAGAGCGAGGACGGCTTCTTCGGCGACCTGCTCGCCACCTCGTTCCGCGCCCGGGGCTGCCGGGGCCTGGTCATCGACGGCGGTGTGCGCGACGTGGCCGACCTGGAGCGGATGGACTTCCCGGTCTTCTCCCGCGCGGTCAACGCCAAGGGCACGGTCAAGGCCACCCTCGGCTCGGTCAACGTGCCGGTGATCTGCGGCAACGCCCTGGTCCGGCCCGGTGACGTCGTCGTGGCGGACGCCGACGGCGTCGTGGTGGTGCCGCGCGAGCGGGCCGCCGAGGTCGCAGCGGCGGCGGCCGCCCGGGAGGCCAACGAGGAGGGCAAGCGCGAGCGGTTCCGCGCCGGCGAACTCGGCCTGGACATGTACAAGATGCGCGGCCCGCTGGCCGAGCTCGGCCTTCGCTACGAGGACTGA
- a CDS encoding amidohydrolase family protein — MTDFEKTPGWLDWYAGPSRPRFEVPEGAVDAHCHVFGPGAEFPFAPERKYTPCDASKDQLFQLRDHLGFARNVVVQATCHGADNSAMADALRASGGLARGVATVRPDISDAELRELHEAGVRGVRFNFVKRLVDAAPRQDLWDVVERIAPYGWHVVVYFEAADLADLREFFLSIPVPLVIDHMGRPDVTKDPEGPEFEAFLNFMRAKPDIWCKVSCPERLSTDGPPALDGERAPYRDVVPFARRVVEEFPDRVLWGTDWPHPNLTDHMPDDGLLVDFVPDIATTPELRRKLLVDNPTRLYWPEAD; from the coding sequence ATGACCGACTTCGAGAAGACCCCCGGCTGGCTGGACTGGTACGCCGGTCCGAGCCGGCCCCGCTTCGAGGTGCCCGAGGGCGCCGTCGACGCGCACTGCCACGTCTTCGGGCCGGGCGCGGAGTTCCCCTTCGCCCCGGAGCGGAAGTACACCCCCTGCGACGCGTCCAAGGACCAGCTCTTCCAGCTGCGCGACCACCTGGGCTTCGCCCGTAACGTCGTGGTCCAGGCGACCTGCCACGGCGCCGACAACAGCGCCATGGCCGACGCCCTGCGGGCCTCCGGCGGCCTGGCCCGGGGCGTCGCCACCGTACGGCCGGACATCTCTGACGCGGAGCTGCGGGAGCTGCACGAGGCGGGTGTCCGCGGTGTGCGGTTCAACTTCGTCAAGCGGCTCGTCGACGCGGCGCCCCGGCAGGACCTGTGGGACGTCGTCGAGCGCATCGCGCCGTACGGCTGGCACGTCGTCGTCTACTTCGAGGCGGCCGACCTCGCCGACCTGCGCGAGTTCTTCCTGTCGATCCCCGTGCCGCTGGTCATCGACCACATGGGCCGGCCCGATGTCACCAAGGACCCGGAAGGACCGGAGTTCGAGGCGTTCCTGAACTTCATGCGGGCGAAGCCGGACATATGGTGCAAGGTCTCCTGCCCGGAGCGGCTGTCGACCGACGGTCCGCCGGCCCTCGACGGGGAGCGGGCGCCGTACCGCGACGTCGTCCCGTTCGCCCGGCGGGTGGTCGAGGAGTTCCCCGACCGCGTGCTGTGGGGCACCGACTGGCCGCACCCCAACCTGACCGACCACATGCCCGACGACGGTCTGCTCGTCGACTTCGTCCCGGACATCGCGACGACGCCGGAGCTGCGGCGCAAGCTGCTCGTCGACAACCCGACGCGCCTGTACTGGCCCGAAGCCGACTGA
- the ligA gene encoding protocatechuate 4,5-dioxygenase subunit alpha gives MALDKTYKLVPGTTIFDAEQSAKGYHLNQFCMSLMTAENRALYLADERAYLDAWPLREEQKQALLDRDLNAAMREGGNIYFLAKWGATLGLSFQQMAGSMTGMTEQEYRDMMVGGGRSVEGNRIDHAVLDAAYADPNPPAEHATITGAVFTSHVPAIGAAMDLGKTEEPYWKPVFEGYEYSRRWERENVPDVIFLVYNDHASSFDQSLIPTFVLGTGAAYPTADEGYGPRPVPGIEGDPDLAAHIAHSLIRDDFDLTLVNEMTVDHGLTVPLSLMFGDVEKWPCKVIPFHVNVVQYPVPSGARCFKLGQALRRAIESYDRPLNVQVWGTGGMSHQLQGPRAGLINREWDNAFLDRLIDDPAGLAEVPHLEYVEEAGSEGIELVMWLIARGAMSDLDESGEIEVKHRFYHVPASNTAVGHLILENHPRAQEPAVKE, from the coding sequence ATGGCACTGGACAAGACGTACAAACTGGTTCCGGGAACCACCATCTTCGACGCCGAGCAGTCCGCCAAGGGCTACCACCTCAACCAGTTCTGCATGTCGCTGATGACAGCGGAGAACCGGGCGCTGTACCTCGCCGACGAGCGCGCCTACCTGGACGCGTGGCCGCTGCGCGAGGAGCAGAAGCAGGCGCTGCTCGACCGCGACCTCAACGCGGCGATGCGCGAGGGCGGCAACATCTACTTCCTCGCCAAGTGGGGGGCGACGCTGGGCCTGTCGTTCCAGCAGATGGCGGGCTCCATGACCGGCATGACCGAGCAGGAGTACCGCGACATGATGGTCGGCGGCGGCCGCTCCGTCGAGGGCAACCGCATCGACCACGCCGTCCTCGACGCCGCCTACGCCGACCCGAACCCGCCGGCCGAGCACGCCACGATCACCGGTGCGGTCTTCACCTCGCACGTGCCCGCGATCGGTGCGGCGATGGACCTCGGGAAGACCGAGGAGCCTTACTGGAAGCCGGTCTTCGAGGGGTACGAGTACTCCCGGCGGTGGGAGCGGGAGAACGTCCCCGACGTCATCTTCCTGGTCTACAACGACCACGCCAGCTCCTTCGACCAGTCGCTGATCCCGACCTTCGTGCTCGGCACCGGCGCGGCCTACCCCACCGCCGACGAGGGGTACGGGCCCCGCCCGGTCCCCGGCATCGAGGGCGACCCCGACCTGGCCGCGCACATCGCGCACTCGCTGATCAGGGACGACTTCGACCTCACCCTCGTCAACGAGATGACCGTCGACCACGGCCTCACCGTCCCGCTGTCGCTGATGTTCGGCGACGTCGAGAAGTGGCCGTGCAAGGTGATTCCCTTCCACGTCAACGTGGTGCAGTACCCGGTGCCGTCCGGCGCCCGGTGCTTCAAGCTCGGGCAGGCGCTGCGCAGGGCGATCGAGTCCTACGACAGGCCGCTGAACGTCCAGGTGTGGGGCACCGGCGGCATGAGCCACCAGCTGCAGGGCCCGCGCGCGGGACTCATCAACCGGGAATGGGACAACGCCTTCCTCGACCGGCTGATCGACGACCCGGCCGGCCTGGCGGAGGTGCCGCACCTGGAGTACGTGGAGGAGGCCGGCTCGGAAGGCATCGAGCTGGTCATGTGGCTGATCGCCCGCGGCGCGATGAGCGACCTCGACGAGTCCGGTGAGATCGAGGTCAAGCACCGCTTCTACCATGTGCCCGCGTCCAACACCGCCGTCGGCCATCTGATCCTGGAAAACCACCCGCGGGCCCAGGAGCCCGCCGTGAAGGAGTGA